In Methanomassiliicoccales archaeon, one DNA window encodes the following:
- the rfbF gene encoding glucose-1-phosphate cytidylyltransferase: MKTVILAGGFGTRISEESVARPKPMIEIGGMPLLWHVMKIYSHYGHNDFVVCLGYKGYMIKEFFANYLLHMSDVTIDIKNDRMEIHNNYSEPWKVTLIDTGENTMTGGRIKRVRRFVEGERFMLTYGDGVANIDLKKLVRFHKNHGKLATLTAVKPPGRFGALGIENEVEIKTFLEKPRGEGGYVNGGFFVLEPQVLDLIQGDETIWEREPLEHLASKDQLRAYKHDDFWYAMDTLRDKNHLESLWSGGKAPWRVWK, translated from the coding sequence ATGAAGACAGTCATTCTCGCCGGAGGATTCGGCACACGCATCAGCGAGGAGAGCGTCGCCAGGCCAAAACCGATGATCGAGATTGGGGGCATGCCACTCCTCTGGCACGTCATGAAGATCTATTCCCACTATGGACACAACGACTTCGTGGTGTGCCTGGGCTACAAAGGATACATGATCAAAGAGTTCTTTGCCAACTACCTTCTGCACATGTCCGACGTCACCATCGACATCAAGAACGATCGGATGGAGATACACAACAACTACTCCGAACCGTGGAAAGTGACCCTCATCGACACGGGCGAGAACACCATGACCGGAGGGCGGATCAAGAGGGTGCGACGTTTCGTGGAGGGTGAGAGGTTCATGCTCACCTACGGCGACGGGGTGGCGAACATCGACCTTAAGAAGCTGGTCAGGTTCCACAAGAATCATGGCAAGCTGGCAACCCTGACCGCCGTGAAGCCCCCTGGCAGGTTCGGTGCATTAGGGATCGAGAACGAGGTGGAGATCAAGACCTTCCTTGAGAAGCCAAGAGGAGAGGGAGGCTACGTCAACGGGGGTTTCTTCGTCCTGGAACCTCAGGTTCTCGACCTTATCCAAGGTGACGAAACGATCTGGGAACGCGAACCATTGGAGCACCTTGCTTCGAAAGACCAGCTCCGAGCCTATAAGCACGATGATTTCTGGTACGCCATGGACACCCTGAGGGACA
- a CDS encoding glycosyltransferase family 10 has protein sequence MIKVKLSLSVPEWPWSRQTPGSRGAWGQCQFFDDPNRKECDYWVVYEGLLKEETATCPQSNTIFITGEPETFKSYDQDFVSQFATVVTPQSGMRHDNVIHSQTGLPWWVGMKLIKTPDGRHKFKEGYTLDYDKLKSMEPPPKHKLVSILTSEKAVIPGHVRRLEFVRWLEKELGSEIDVFIYSINGPEDKWDAIAPYKYHIAIENTSCPDYFTEKLSDTYLASSFPIYYGCTNLANYFPERSFAKIDIRDREGSVKLIRQLIAEDRYDQSQEALRTAKDLVLDKHNLFPLIADIISKREVTGNPTTITLAPEKPKKRRRGLMGLLGSR, from the coding sequence ATGATTAAGGTCAAATTGTCATTGTCGGTTCCGGAATGGCCGTGGTCAAGACAGACGCCTGGCTCCAGGGGTGCATGGGGGCAATGCCAGTTCTTCGACGACCCGAATCGGAAAGAGTGCGATTACTGGGTGGTCTACGAGGGATTGCTGAAGGAGGAGACCGCCACCTGTCCCCAGAGTAACACAATTTTTATCACCGGTGAGCCGGAGACCTTCAAATCGTATGACCAGGATTTCGTCTCCCAGTTCGCCACTGTGGTGACGCCCCAGAGCGGGATGCGTCATGACAACGTCATCCACTCCCAGACCGGGCTGCCCTGGTGGGTGGGCATGAAGCTCATCAAAACACCAGACGGGCGGCATAAGTTCAAAGAAGGGTATACCTTGGACTATGACAAACTCAAGTCGATGGAACCGCCCCCCAAGCACAAACTGGTATCCATCCTCACTTCGGAGAAGGCCGTGATTCCAGGTCACGTCCGGAGACTGGAGTTCGTCCGATGGCTGGAGAAGGAGCTCGGCTCCGAGATCGATGTCTTCATCTACAGCATCAACGGGCCTGAGGACAAATGGGATGCTATCGCTCCTTACAAGTATCACATCGCCATCGAGAACACCTCCTGCCCGGACTATTTCACGGAGAAGCTCTCCGACACCTACCTGGCTTCGAGCTTCCCCATCTACTACGGCTGTACTAACCTGGCCAATTACTTCCCTGAGCGATCGTTCGCCAAGATAGACATCCGGGACAGGGAAGGCTCTGTCAAGCTCATCCGTCAGCTGATCGCGGAGGACCGGTACGACCAATCCCAAGAGGCATTGAGAACCGCCAAAGACCTAGTGCTGGACAAGCACAATCTCTTCCCCCTGATCGCTGACATCATCTCGAAGAGAGAGGTGACCGGGAATCCGACCACGATCACTTTGGCTCCAGAGAAGCCCAAGAAGAGACGACGCGGGTTGATGGGGCTGCTTGGCTCGAGATGA
- a CDS encoding FkbM family methyltransferase: MLLAGDSPKMRKALYPVIPPVLFKAWDRMRREGPNLSWPFSRTGIDRNIEVIFDVGANIGDVTKSAYDNFPHAKIYAFEPVKSTYATLCENLQGRMDRVLPFNIGFFNANQKVEINLSSFHGTSSIIEQSRDHLEEHRELDIKEIGKEEIEVRTMDSFVTEHAIGKIDVVKIDVEGVEREVIEGGRETLKNQVDNVLVELSLLRRNRESEYWLDICYDLHKLGFMLINLYDVARYEKEERTYTAQMDAYFSKKRR; encoded by the coding sequence TTGCTGCTTGCCGGAGACAGTCCGAAGATGAGGAAGGCGTTGTACCCAGTGATTCCCCCCGTGCTGTTCAAGGCATGGGATAGAATGAGGCGCGAGGGACCCAACCTCTCCTGGCCCTTTTCCCGTACGGGCATCGATCGCAACATTGAAGTGATCTTCGATGTCGGAGCGAATATCGGGGATGTCACAAAGTCTGCATACGACAACTTTCCCCATGCCAAGATCTACGCCTTCGAGCCCGTCAAGTCCACATATGCTACTCTGTGCGAGAACCTTCAGGGGCGCATGGACAGAGTCCTTCCGTTCAACATCGGCTTCTTCAATGCTAACCAGAAGGTCGAGATCAACTTGAGTTCCTTTCATGGGACCAGCTCCATCATAGAACAGAGCAGGGATCACTTGGAGGAACACCGCGAACTTGACATCAAGGAGATTGGGAAAGAGGAGATTGAGGTCAGGACCATGGACTCCTTCGTGACCGAACACGCAATAGGGAAGATCGACGTGGTCAAGATCGACGTGGAAGGCGTGGAAAGAGAGGTCATTGAAGGGGGGCGGGAGACCCTGAAGAACCAGGTGGACAACGTCTTGGTTGAGCTCTCTCTGTTGCGGAGGAACCGGGAATCCGAATACTGGCTCGACATATGCTATGACCTCCATAAACTGGGGTTCATGCTCATCAATCTCTACGATGTGGCTCGCTACGAGAAGGAAGAGAGGACATACACGGCGCAAATGGATGCCTATTTTTCAAAGAAGAGGCGATAA
- a CDS encoding UDP-glucose/GDP-mannose dehydrogenase family protein, producing MTGKMRISIIGAGYVGLVTGLCFCELGHEVICIDVVGEKVKAIQAGRAPLYEEGLQELLDKHLSNGRFHASLDYDEVLRTDITFLCVGTPSRADGSMDLSYLETATRSLAEVLARKKGYHVVVVKSTVMPSITDKFVAPLLASCSGKKLPKEIGVATNPEFLREGSAVSDFMHPDRIVIGASDARAGNVVKMLYQSFKCPILEVSPTTAEMIKMASNVALATRISMINEIGNVCKELDIDVRQVAEGIGLDERIGKAFLNAGAGFGGSCFPKDVKGLLSLADQMGIKPLLMKAVLDVNEIQPLRMIDLLEEHLGLDGKTIAVLGLTFKPDTDDVRESRSIPVVRSLLNKGAKVRAHDPQGMENFSKLFPNIEYTKSAKECVKNANAVLIMTAWPEYSEEKLYGAKLVIDGRGVVKTKNYEGICW from the coding sequence GTGACGGGGAAAATGAGAATATCCATCATCGGTGCTGGTTACGTCGGCCTGGTCACAGGTCTCTGTTTCTGCGAGCTGGGACACGAGGTCATCTGCATCGATGTCGTCGGAGAGAAGGTCAAGGCCATCCAAGCGGGTCGTGCCCCTCTCTATGAAGAGGGTCTCCAGGAGCTACTGGACAAGCATCTGTCCAATGGTAGATTCCATGCCTCCTTGGATTACGATGAGGTGCTGAGAACCGACATCACCTTCCTCTGCGTTGGCACTCCTTCGAGAGCGGACGGCTCCATGGACCTGAGCTATCTGGAGACCGCCACCCGTTCCTTGGCCGAGGTCCTTGCGCGCAAGAAGGGATACCATGTGGTCGTGGTCAAGAGCACGGTGATGCCCTCCATCACCGATAAGTTCGTGGCACCTCTGCTAGCCAGCTGCTCCGGCAAGAAGCTGCCGAAGGAGATCGGGGTGGCCACCAACCCGGAGTTCCTGAGAGAAGGTTCGGCGGTCAGCGATTTCATGCACCCCGATCGCATAGTCATCGGTGCTTCGGACGCCCGGGCGGGGAACGTGGTCAAGATGCTCTATCAGAGCTTCAAATGCCCGATACTGGAAGTCTCTCCTACCACCGCGGAAATGATCAAGATGGCGAGCAACGTGGCCTTGGCGACGCGGATATCAATGATCAACGAGATCGGGAACGTGTGCAAGGAGCTGGACATCGACGTCCGTCAGGTGGCGGAAGGCATCGGCCTGGACGAGCGCATCGGCAAGGCCTTCTTGAACGCAGGAGCGGGATTCGGAGGGTCGTGCTTCCCCAAGGATGTGAAGGGGTTGCTCTCTCTGGCGGATCAAATGGGCATCAAACCCCTCCTGATGAAAGCGGTGCTGGACGTGAACGAGATCCAGCCTCTGCGCATGATCGACCTGTTGGAGGAGCACCTCGGCCTGGATGGAAAGACCATCGCCGTGCTCGGTCTGACATTTAAGCCGGACACGGACGATGTGCGGGAGTCCCGTTCCATTCCTGTTGTGCGGTCCCTTCTAAATAAAGGGGCGAAGGTGAGGGCGCACGACCCCCAGGGAATGGAGAACTTCTCCAAGCTCTTCCCCAATATCGAATACACCAAGAGCGCCAAGGAGTGCGTGAAGAATGCGAACGCGGTGCTCATCATGACCGCCTGGCCCGAGTACTCGGAGGAGAAGCTCTACGGGGCCAAGCTGGTCATCGATGGAAGGGGCGTAGTCAAGACCAAGAACTACGAGGGCATCTGCTGGTGA
- the galU gene encoding UTP--glucose-1-phosphate uridylyltransferase GalU yields the protein MKAVIPAAGHGTRFLPLTKGQPKEMLPVVDKPTIQYVVEEAIAAGVDDIIIITGRDKRAIEDHFDRSSELEHFLKEHGKERELKQVQEISSLAEIHYVRQKTPRGLGDAIYCARKHVGDEPFAVMLGDTIHVSEVPVVKQLMNVQHQVGGSVIAVEQVLREKIKDYGIIAGNRVRDRLYKVMDLVEKPQPDAAPSNIAIAGTYVLSPGIFECIERTKPGYNNEIQLTDALRLLMQKEDIHAWQFHGKRYDVGDMLGWMRTNFELTLKSDAYGKQLKEFLTPLLNDSEGTCSFELPSEKPSIEK from the coding sequence ATGAAAGCGGTCATTCCTGCTGCTGGCCATGGGACCAGGTTCCTGCCATTGACCAAAGGACAACCGAAGGAGATGCTGCCGGTGGTCGACAAACCGACCATCCAGTACGTGGTGGAGGAAGCCATCGCCGCTGGCGTCGACGACATCATCATAATCACCGGACGAGACAAGCGGGCGATAGAGGACCATTTCGACAGATCATCCGAGCTGGAGCATTTCCTCAAGGAACATGGCAAGGAGAGAGAGCTGAAGCAGGTGCAGGAGATCTCCAGCCTGGCAGAGATCCATTACGTCCGGCAGAAGACGCCCCGAGGGCTGGGCGATGCCATCTACTGCGCGCGAAAGCACGTGGGCGATGAGCCTTTCGCCGTCATGCTGGGCGATACCATCCACGTGAGCGAGGTGCCAGTGGTCAAGCAACTCATGAACGTGCAGCACCAGGTGGGCGGATCGGTCATCGCCGTAGAGCAGGTGCTCAGGGAGAAGATCAAGGACTACGGCATCATCGCCGGCAACCGTGTCCGGGACCGCCTGTACAAGGTCATGGACCTAGTGGAGAAGCCTCAGCCCGACGCCGCACCATCGAACATCGCCATCGCTGGAACCTACGTTCTATCACCGGGAATCTTCGAGTGCATCGAGCGCACCAAGCCCGGGTACAACAACGAGATACAGTTGACCGATGCTCTCCGCCTCCTGATGCAGAAGGAGGACATCCATGCTTGGCAGTTCCACGGCAAGCGGTACGACGTTGGGGACATGCTCGGCTGGATGAGGACGAACTTCGAGCTCACGCTGAAGAGCGATGCCTACGGAAAACAGC